The nucleotide window GAGAACTTCGTCCATCGCGGCATCGCCACCACGTTGGTCGAACTGCAAGATCAAATCCTGCCGCCGCTCGACCGGGAAATGACCACGCCGCTGCGCCAGGCGCTGGCCGCCCGTGGGGTGACGCTGCTGTTGAACGAAGCGGCGGAAAGCTTCGCGGCCACCGACGGCGGGATCGCGGTTCGATTGAAGTCGGGGCGCGAGCTGGCGGCGCAGCTTGTCGTCTTGGGCATCGGCGTCCGCCCCGAGAACCAGTTGGCCGTGGCGGCCGGGCTCAAGGTGGGACCGCGCGGCGGTATTCGTGTGAACGAGTATTTGCAGACCAGCGATTCCAACATCTACGCCGCCGGCGACGCGATTGAAACGCGCGACATCATCTCGGGCAACGCCACGCAAGTGCCGCTGGCCGGGCCGGCCAATCGCCAGGGGCGGATCGCGGCCGACAACATCTTGGGCCGTTCGGTCAAGTTTCGCGGCGTGCAAGGGACCGCCATCGTCGGCGTGTTCGACAAGACGGCGGCCATGACCGGCGCGACCGAAAAGGTTCTCCGCCGCGACAACCGGCCGTTCCGCAAGATTTACATCCACCCGGCGCACCATGCCGGTTACTATCCCGGCGCCGAGCCGATGGCGCTCAAGCTGCTGTTCGCGCCCGACTCGGGCCAGATTCTCGGCGCGCAAGCCGTCGGCGGCGCGGGGGTCGACAAACGCATCGACGTGCTGGCCGTGGCCATTCAGGCAGGCCTGACGGTCTACGACCTGGAAGAGACCGAACTCTGCTACGCACCGCAATACGGCTCGGCCAAGGATCCGATCAACATGGCCGGCTTTGTGGCGGCGGGCTTGCTGCGCGGCGATCATCCGCAAACCGAGGTCGAGGCGGTGCTGGCCCAGCCGGCGGCCGAGCGGCCGCTGTTGCTCGACGTGCGAACCGTGCCAGAGTTCTCGCAAGGGCACTTACCCGGGGCGATCAATCTGCCGGTCGACGAGTTGCGCGGGCGGTTGAACGAATTGCCGCGCGACAAGCCGATTGCCGTTTATTGCCAAGTCGGCCAGCGTGGCTACCTGGCCACGCGCATTTTGCGACAGAACAACTTCGACGCATCGAACATCGCCGGCGGGTACAAGACGTACCAACTGTTCGCCGATTACTTGAAGTAACGCGGCAACACCTCGCGCGGTAGGTTACTTGGATTGCGGCCGAAGGGACGTTCGCTCGAGCGGGCGGTCGTCGTGGTTCTGTGGGGGCTGGGGCTGCACCGGCTGCTGGGGCGCGTCGGGGATTTTCAGGAATCCCTGGGCGGGTTGCCCGGGCGGGCAGATTTCGCCCACCTTGTTTGTGACACTACCCAGCGGGCAAACGTCCCCCATTTCTGAAACGTCGCGGCGTTGGCAGCCGACGAACGACGCGATGCCCAGCCAGGACATCGCCGCCAACAACACACGGCCTACTCGGGCGCGCACGCGCGCCAGTTGTCCCACCGGGCAATCCTTGGTCAGCACGCGGCCGTCGGCGCGGCGGTAGACGCGCCCACAGACCCGACCTTCGGACTGGGTCAGTAGCTCGACAGCTTCATCGCTCGACAACTGGGAGAAGTCGTACACCTTCAGGTCGCATTGCGCGCAGTGACGCACTCGCTCGTCGCCGGTCATCGCTTCCCAGCGAGCGGTGCAACGGCTAGCCACGCGGACTTGGTACAACACGT belongs to Planctomycetota bacterium and includes:
- a CDS encoding FAD-dependent oxidoreductase; the protein is ENFVHRGIATTLVELQDQILPPLDREMTTPLRQALAARGVTLLLNEAAESFAATDGGIAVRLKSGRELAAQLVVLGIGVRPENQLAVAAGLKVGPRGGIRVNEYLQTSDSNIYAAGDAIETRDIISGNATQVPLAGPANRQGRIAADNILGRSVKFRGVQGTAIVGVFDKTAAMTGATEKVLRRDNRPFRKIYIHPAHHAGYYPGAEPMALKLLFAPDSGQILGAQAVGGAGVDKRIDVLAVAIQAGLTVYDLEETELCYAPQYGSAKDPINMAGFVAAGLLRGDHPQTEVEAVLAQPAAERPLLLDVRTVPEFSQGHLPGAINLPVDELRGRLNELPRDKPIAVYCQVGQRGYLATRILRQNNFDASNIAGGYKTYQLFADYLK